The following are from one region of the Cottoperca gobio chromosome 13, fCotGob3.1, whole genome shotgun sequence genome:
- the ankrd13b gene encoding ankyrin repeat domain-containing protein 13B, whose protein sequence is MISAKKTPEKSRYPIHYLVWHNKHRQLEKELATNEQTDLESLDPRGRTPLHLAVTLGHLDCARFLLQHGADVSKENRNGWTVLQEAVSTRDPELVRLVLRYRDYQRTAKRLAGIPVLLEQLRQAQDFYVEMKWEFTSWVPLVSRICPSDTYRVWKSGHCLRVDTTLMGFEQMTWQRGNRSFIFRGQDSSAEVMEVDHDRQLVFCETLCVSSLASLSPGRGNVAASSSNGAGLGLLGAMQPSDEQVAARLSAPVVTTQLDTRNIAFERNKTGILGWRSEKTETVNGYEAKVYAASNVELITRTRTDHLSDQNKNKTKGGKTPLQNFLGIAEQHMGPNNGALVTQMSSPAKTNPEALTAEEYFNPNSSLTQRDIGHPCQLTTKTQRFKAKLWLCESHPLSLAEQVVPIIDLMAISNALFAKLRDFITLRLPPGFPVKIEIPLYHILNARITFSNLNGCEEGTGGRVDNEVGVEGDGQRDTPRIDTPSPGSDSSSVSSSSSTMSCRAGEIPSCVFEPPPGYSMLGGKQRDSMRDEEEDLLQFAIQQSLLEAGSEYDQVTIWEALTNSKPGSHTLSCDPSRLERTPQHKPRAPSSHCSTPSKKQPTTCSYNEQLRIAMEISAREQEEAEIRRRREEAELQHIIQLSLMEK, encoded by the exons ACTGATTTAGAGTCTCTGGACCCTCGCGGTCGGACTCCTCTCCACCTGGCCGTCACGCTGGGCCACCTGGACTGTGCCAGGTTCCTGCTGCAGCACGGAGCTGACGTTAGCAAGGAGAACCGCAACGGATGGACCG ttctTCAGGAGGCGGTGAGCACAAGAGATCCGGAGTTGGTGCGTCTCGTGCTTCGTTACCGTGACTACCAAAGGACTGCCAAGAGACTGGCGGGCATCCCCGTCCTGCTGGAGCAACTGCGTCAA GCCCAGGACTTCTACGTGGAGATGAAATGGGAGTTTACCAGCTGGG TGCCTCTGGTGTCTCGTATCTGCCCCAGCGACACCTACAGAGTTTGGAAGAGTGGTCATTGTCTCCGTGTTGACACAACTCTGATGGGTTTCGAACAGATGACCTGGCAGAGAGGAAACCGGAGCTTCATTTTCAGAGGacaag ACTCCAGCGCAGAGGTGATGGAGGTCGACCATGACAGGCAACTGGTATTCTGTGAGACTTTGTGCGTCTCGTCTCTTGCGTCGCTCTCACCCGGCCGTGGAAATGTCGCCGCCTCCAGCAGCAACGGAGCCGGCTTGGGCCTTCTCGGGGCGATGCAGCCCAGCGATGAGCAGGTAGCAGCCAGGCTGTCTGCCCCTGTGGTGACCACTCAGCTGGACACCCGCAACATCGCCTTTGAGAG GAACAAGACGGGTATCCTGGGTTGGAGGAGCGAGAAGACTGAGACGGTGAATGGATATGAAGCCAAG GTGTACGCAGCGTCCAATGTGGAGCTGATCACCAGGACCAGAACTGACCATCTGTCAGAccagaacaagaacaagacaaAAG gtggGAAGACTCCACTGCAGAACTTCCTTGGGATTGCTGAGCAACACATGGGGCCTAACAACGGG GCCTTGGTGACCCAGATGTCGAGTCCTGCAAAGACCAACCCCGAAGCGCTGACGGCCGAGGAATACTTCAACCCCAACTCTTCACTGACTCAGAGGGACATCGGCCACCCGTGCCAGCTCACCACCAAGACCCAAAG GTTTAAAGCCAAGTTGTGGTTGTGTGAGTCCCATCCTCTGTCCCTGGCAGAACAAGTGGTGCCTATCATCGATCTCATGGCGATCTCGAACGCCCTGTTTGCTAAGCTGCGTGACTTCATCACTCTGCGTTTGCCGCCTGGCTTCCCTGTTAAGATCG AGATCCCCCTCTACCACATTCTGAACGCCAGGATCACATTCAGCAACCTGAACGGCTGCGAGGAGGGGACGGGCGGCCGTGTGGACAACGAAGTGGGGGTGGAAGGGGATGGACAGAGGGACACCCCGAGGATAGACACCCCGTCTCCAGGCAGTGACTCCTCCAGcgtctccagctccagctccacca tgtcaTGTCGAGCCGGAGAGATTCCCTCATGTGTGTTTGAGCCCCCGCCTGGATACTCCATGCTAGGGGGTaaacagagagacagcatgagggatgaggaggaggacctGCTGCAGTTCGCCATACAGCAGAGTCTGCTGGAGGCTGGCTCCGAATACGATCAG GTGACCATCTGGGAGGCGCTGACCAATAGCAAGCCAGGATCACACACCCTGTCCTGTGACCCAAGTCGTCTGGAGAG GACCCCCCAGCACAAGCCCCGCGCCCCCTCCAGCCACTGCTCCACCCCCTCCAAGAAGCAGCCAACCACCTGCAGCTACAATGAGCAGCTGCGTATCGCCATGGAGATCTCAGCTCGGGAGCAAGAAGAGGCGGAGATTCGGCGGCGGCGCGAAGAGGCGGAGCTGCAGCACATCATTCAGCTGTCACTCATGGAGAAATGA